One window of Ziziphus jujuba cultivar Dongzao chromosome 5, ASM3175591v1 genomic DNA carries:
- the LOC107421215 gene encoding UPF0481 protein At3g47200 — protein sequence MEDYKKRYLRDYLKRTNTSLENYIKIIKENELRLRSCYAETIGLGSDEFVKIILVDSAFIIEVLLRYSIAEFQDEHDRIFKKPWMLQDVWPDLCLLENQLPFFILEEVYKPDKISLPSGHTEKPSIIKLSHKFFTTLMHLEGTETKLEKIKPENVAHFVDFLRTLYIPLNPRDGEKFKSLNAPSMTELHRAGVKFRVASSKNLFDIHFNNGILEIPKLTISDEIELTIRNLLAFEQCHCIENYPNDYVITMNRLVNNSKDVDLLVKHGIVENMELDSDEAATLIKKLADGAAIVQKKFYFADIFEGLNAYYGTSWHKWKANLKQNYFNTPWAIVTFIAATLLIILAIIQAVCSILQVR from the coding sequence ATGGAAGATTACAAAAAGAGGTATCTACGTGATTATCTTAAACGGACTAATACAAGCTTGGAGAATTACATAAAGATTATAAAGGAAAATGAACTTAGATTGCGGAGTTGCTATGCGGAAACCATCGGACTCGGCAGTGATGAATTTGTAAAGATAATCCTAGTGGACTCTGCCTTCATCATTGAGGTCTTATTAAGGTACAGCATCGCTGAATTTCAGGACGAGCATGATCGGATATTCAAAAAGCCGTGGATGTTGCAGGATGTCTGGCCTGACCTGTGCTTGCTTGAGAATCAGTTGCCATTTTTCATACTTGAAGAAGTTTATAAGCCTGACAAAATTTCATTGCCTTCTGGACACACTGAGAAGCCTTCAATCATTAAACTTTCCCACAAATTCTTCACAACACTGATGCATTTAGAAGGGACTGAAACAAAGTTGGAGAAAATCAAACCTGAAAATGTTGCACACTTTGTTGATTTTCTGAGAACCTTGTATATACCATTGAACCCACGTGATGGAGAGAAATTTAAAAGTCTAAATGCTCCCAGCATGACAGAGCTACACCGTGCAGGAGTTAAGTTCAGAGTAGCATCAAGCAAAAACTTGTTTGATATACATTTCAATAATGGGATTCTTGAAATTCCTAAGTTAACAATAAGTGATGAGATAGAACTGACCATAAGAAATCTACTAGCCTTTGAACAATGCCATTGCATAGAGAATTATCCGAATGATTATGTTATCACTATGAATCGCCTTGTTAACAATTCAAAGGATGTGGATTTGCTGGTAAAACATGGAATTGTTGAAAACATGGAATTGGACAGCGATGAGGCAGCTACTCTGATAAAAAAACTCGCAGATGGGGCTGCCATTGTCCagaaaaaattctattttgctGATATTTTTGAAGGTCTAAATGCTTATTACGGAACCTCCTGGCACAAATGGAAGGCGAACTTAAAACAGAATTATTTCAACACACCTTGGGCAATTGTCACTTTCATAGCGGCTACTCTTCTCATCATTCTAGCAATCATACAAGCGGTTTGTTCTATTCTCCAAGTGAGGTGA